Within the Balneola sp. MJW-20 genome, the region TAAAATGTTAATGTAAAGAGAATTTAGAATTGAGAATTAGGAATGATCACTCTCTTCAGAAGAATCCGCCAGAAACTGATCGACTCCGGATCGGTAACAAAATATCTGCTCTACGCACTAGGCGAGATCCTGCTGGTCGTCATAGGTATTCTCATTGCCCTGCAGGTGAACGAATGGAATGAGAAGCGAAAGAATGAAAATGCATATAACAAAGCACTGACCGAGATCAGCCAGAACCTTAATCAGGATCTGCAGTCCATTCAGCGTGCGGTGGACTTCAACGAGGAGATCATGCAAAACCTGGTGCGAATGGCGGACTGGCCGGGCACCGTGCCTGATGACTCACTGTCGCTGTACATGGATGCCCTTCACCGGGCTTCATCTTTTGATCCGGTGATATTCGGCTATAGCAAGCTTACCGAACTGGACCTGCCTGAAAGCATCCCTGATACGCTGACCCGTAGTCTGTCGGGGTACTACACGGAATTTAATGGCGGACTTAATAACATAGCCTATCAGGAACTTTCTATATACAACATCAACAAATATCGTGATTACATGATCCGGAGAGGCTTTCCCGTCACCAACCGCGGAGATCTATCTTCTGAGTCTCCGGCGGTTCTGCGTGGTATCCTGACGGATACAGAATTTCGCGGGATCATACGGAGCAATTATTACAGCCGTCTCATCCAGCGGGGAGGCTTTGAAGAAGCCCGCAGCATGGCCGAAGAGTGCCTGTCTTTGATCGAAGAACAGCTGTCAATAGAGTAGTCAGTGATGTATCCGGCCGGGAAGGTTATTCGTGTATTCGTTAATAGGCATTCTGTAATCACAATAGGTTTCTGGCTCCGCTCGGGATGATAGGCCGCTTTAATAAAGAACATATCCCCAACACGGTTTCTCCGTACTTTGGGCCGCCAAAAGTACCAAAAGCTCCCGAAAAACTTGCAGATCTCACCGCTCCCGGATTTCGGGTACATCAAGCTTACGAACTATTCAGGCTTTGATTAATTCGTACCCAAGTTTTTCGAGGGCTATTTGAGAGCCTTGGGTATGCTCAGTTACACTATTGTGTATTTGCTTACTTGTATAATTGAAAATTAAAGCGTATTCCTGTTTCAGTATCCAGTCTTGCCCTGAGCCTTCAGCTTACCTAAACACTAACCAATCATAACCAGATATGATCACTTTATTCCGACGGATCAGAGAGAAGCTTATCGCTTCCGGCTCATTAACCAGATACCTGTTATACGCCGTAGGCGAGATCCTGCTGGTGGTGGTCGGGATCCTGATCGCGCTTCAGGTGAATAACTGGAATGAGCAGCAGGCGTCTGTGAATGAAACCAAAAACCACCTCATAAAGAAGCTGAATAATCTGAAAGAGGATATGGTAAAGCTGGAAGGCCTTTATTCCTATCGCAGCACGCTGCATGACGAATGCAGAGAAATGCTAGATA harbors:
- a CDS encoding DUF6090 family protein; translated protein: MITLFRRIRQKLIDSGSVTKYLLYALGEILLVVIGILIALQVNEWNEKRKNENAYNKALTEISQNLNQDLQSIQRAVDFNEEIMQNLVRMADWPGTVPDDSLSLYMDALHRASSFDPVIFGYSKLTELDLPESIPDTLTRSLSGYYTEFNGGLNNIAYQELSIYNINKYRDYMIRRGFPVTNRGDLSSESPAVLRGILTDTEFRGIIRSNYYSRLIQRGGFEEARSMAEECLSLIEEQLSIE